From Salvelinus namaycush isolate Seneca chromosome 2, SaNama_1.0, whole genome shotgun sequence, one genomic window encodes:
- the LOC120021764 gene encoding calcium/calmodulin-dependent protein kinase type 1D-like produces MGRKEITCSWKKVINNIRDVFEFKQALGSGSFSEVYLVREKKTGNLYALKCLKKKHLSCSKLENEITVLKKIRHDNVVGLEDFYETRTYYYLVMQLVSGGELFDRIIDRGVYTEKDASCLVHQVLEAVNYLHENSIVHRDLKPENLLYFNSDENSKIMISDFGLSKMSDHGVMSTACGTPGYVAPEVLAQKPYSKAVDCWSIGVITYILLCGYPPFFEDNETRLFSKIMRADYAFHSPFWDNISESAKDFIRNMMQKHPKKRFSTEQALRHPWIIGKTARDQDIYESVSMQIQKNFAKSKWRQAFNATAAINHMKKLQLAHADPDAPLPPIPACNSQNTQQGVNNITAKDIDTNGNLPIPVCHVTPPEAQCRGLRASHSEPRHTPVVMETCNAENCSSFAAAKSCDAIDRATNRNGHTMQTGVCSVM; encoded by the exons ATGGGTCGCAAAGAAATAACCTGCAGTTGGAAGAAAGTCATCAACAATATCAGGGATGTGTTCGAATTCAAACAAGCGCTGGGATC GGGTTCGTTCTCCGAGGTGTATCTGGTGAGAGAAAAGAAGACTGGAAACCTCTATGCCCTGAAGTGTCTGAAGAAAAAACACCTCAGCTGTAGCAAGCTAGAGAACGAGATCACTGTGCTGAAGaa gATAAGGCACGACAATGTGGTTGGATTGGAAGACTTCTATGAAACTCGGACGTACTACTACCTTGTCATGCAGCT GGTGTCTGGTGGGGAGCTGTTTGACCGTATCATAGATCGGGGGGTGTACACAGAGAAGGATGCCAGCTGTCTGGTTCACCAAGTGCTGGAGGCTGTCAACTACCTTCATGAGAACAGCATAGTGCACAGGGACCTCAAG CCAGAGAACCTACTGTACTTCAACTCAGATGAGAACTCCAAGATCATGATCAGTGACTTCGGCCTGTCCAAGATGTCCGACCACGGAGTGATGTCCACAGCCTGCGGCACGCCAGgatatgttg CCCCTGAAGTTCTGGCTCAGAAACCCTACAGCAAGGCAGTGGACTGCTGGTCCATAGGAGTCATCACATACATCCT GCTGTGCGGCTACCCTCCGTTCTTTGAGGACAACGAGACCCGTCTGTTCTCGAAGATCATGAGGGCCGACTACGCTTTCCACTCGCCCTTCTGGGATAACATCTCAGAGTCAG CGAAGGACTTCATCCGGAACATGATGCAGAAGCACCCTAAGAAACGCTTCAGCACAGAACAGGCCCTCAGACACCCCTG GATCATTGGGAAGACAGCGAGAGATCAGGACATCTATGAATCAGTCAGCATGCAGATCCAGAAGAACTTTGCCAAgtccaaatggagg CAAGCCTTCAACGCCACGGCAGCCATCAACCACATGAAGAAGCTGCAGTTGGCCCACGCCGACCCCGATGCCCCTCTCCCACCTATCCCCGCCTGCAACTCCCAGAATACTCAGCAGGGCGTCAACAACATCACCGCCAAGGACATCGACACCAACGGCAACCTCCCAATCCCAGTGTGTCACGTGACCCCTCCGGAGGCGCAGTGCCGGGGCCTGAGAGCCAGTCACAGCGAGCCCAGGCACACGCCGGTCGTTATGGAGACATGTAACGCAGAGAATTGCTCCTCGTTCGCGGCAGCTAAGAG CTGTGATGCTATTGACAGGGCGACCAATAGGAATGGGCACACCATGCAGACTGGGGTGTGTTCTGTTATGTGA
- the LOC120063172 gene encoding laminin subunit beta-3-like isoform X2: MWILFQLAALTAVAATQRDCSRGACYPPMGDLLLGRDRQLHASSTCGLAGSEVFCTYFGQWRIKCCTCDSRNPSSQLAHTIQNILSTTGPNRWWQARKDVSPVTLQLDLQNLFQLDTIILTFKGPHPSALVVERTLDNGQTWQPSHYMASDCRSAFPGIAMTMPRSLDQTYCYTLPPVPANSYQDQTIQFSPLRQFSSISVPNGQKIQEVSGLTGLRVKLTELGAISRLPGRTPSLFYALREMRVMGTCLCHGHANRCLQDTTAYQLPSTQVSAQCECQHNTAGVNCERCADLYNDLPWRSAEEGNTHTCKRCECNNHAQRCRFDPSVYEASGWRSGGVCEGCQHHTTGPKCDRCAPGYQPNHRSSIDQPDACTRCHCSAEGAENGGRCDDVTGSCRCKMGYYGLTTSNPLGCTKCLCSAEGSLSSVCDPVSGQCPCRPYHQGLTCELCSRGYWNPSSFRGCEPCRCDPTNSHGDTCDRNTGQCQCRSGFGGRTCTECPDNTYGDPLIGCRPCQCAAGGMVPGGCDKRTGACRCRIGVIGIRCDACSRGHVYSFPDCEVCPSCFFSLDSYIQNLTLGLERLSTRIPSRPGGSLPTGLRIQALEATLIQIRDSLPLPTPSTGQVNDALFQLRRLRDQLDQVDGDLSPQGRGLELGSQLDELQALLGGLGLLYNAKRDALRNPINSNNAGAFSSIKNAYDESTDAAKIVEASGKTVDQSSAVREDSLDLQNQVQPANTRDLEKLNQQLNTKPDLSPTAKQVCGSVRSSPCTPAQCDGELCPAEGAPPCGRGESCIGALPLGTRAVRDAEEVKDRLQQLNGKITQAAAQIQKTQDTVNMVRQSTDDLANQMRRARDDLEADLQETRYFVKELKDFLSDPSSDPTDISTVSEWILNAKLPLSLAALKRKLQEIRALAAGLPDSKAVLDQAGPQLDTARRLLQEAQDARDAGLGVKDDVDGLLDGFTAVEGSLSGLNDKVQDSLDIVEDISNSLTQTKAQLTPAVKALGEASTLAEGMKPQLEGLKALVRSGDLLAQNAKGEANKANKEADAATRDLASLEKQLEQLRAAERTSGHGDGTGTTGERLRKLQEEAGSLAQDTGDMMKALAGKADSLHRLQDEVLLKSQRLTGLDGKLRDLLADMRQKVKILSTCQG; encoded by the exons tggagGATAAAGTGCTGTACCTGTGACTCCAGGAATCCATCCAGTCAGTTAGCTCACACCATCCAGAACATTCTATCCACCACTGGACCCAACAGGTGGTGGCAGGCCAGGAAAG ATGTGAGTCCGGTTACCCTACAGTTGGACCTACAGAACCTGTTTCAGCTGGACACCATCATTCTGACCTTCAAG GGTCCCCATCCTAGTGCGCTGGTGGTGGAGAGGACGTTGGATAATGGTCAAACCTGGCAACCGTCCCACTACATGGCCTCAGACTGTCGCTCGGCCTTCCCTGGCATTGCCATGACTATGCCACGCTCTCTGGACCAGACCTACTGCTACACCCTACCCCCCGTCCCCGCTAACTCTTACCAGGACCAGACC ATTCAGTTCAGCCCCTTGCGTCAGTTCTCTAGCATCAGCGTCCCCAATGGGCAGAAGATTCAAG AGGTGTCAGGATTGACAGGCCTGCGGGTGAAGTTGACTGAGCTGGGTGCTATTTCCCGCTTGCCCGGCCGCACCCCTTCGCTGTTTTATGCCCTCAGAGAGATGAGAGTGATGGGCACCTGCCTCTGCCACGGCCATGCCAACCGCTGTCTGCAGGATACTACTGCCTACCAGCTACCTAGCACACAG GTTAGTGCTCAGTGTGAGTGCCAGCACAACACAGCAGGTGTAAACTGTGAGCGATGTGCTGATCTCTACAACGACCTGCCCTGGAGATCTGCAGaggagggaaacacacacacctgcaaac GTTGTGAGTGTAACAACCACGCCCAGCGGTGCCGTTTCGACCCATCTGTGTATGAGGCGAGCGGATGGAGGAGTGGGGGGGTGTGTGAGGGCTGTCAGCACCACACAACCGGGCCCAAATGTGACCGCTGTGCCCCTGGATACCAACCCAACCACCGGAGCAGCATAGACCAGCCTGATGCCTGCACAC GCTGCCATTGTAGTGCAGAGGGGGCAGAGAATGGGGGTCGGTGTGATGATGTCACAGGGTCGTGTCGCTGCAAGATGGGATACTATGGCCTGACCACCTCCAACCCTCTGGGCTGCACGA AGTGCTTGTGCAGTGCAGAGGGCTccctgtccagtgtgtgtgaccCTGTGAGCGGTCAGTGTCCCTGTCGACCTTACCACCAGGGGCTGACCTGTGAACTCTGTTCCCGTGGTTACTGGAACCCCTCCTCCTTCCGCGGCTGTGAGCCCTGTCGCTGTGACCCCACCAACTCCCATGGTGACACCTGCGACCGGAATACGGGTCAGTGTCAGTGCAGGTCAGGGTTCGGAGGTCGTACCTGTACAGAATGCCCTGACAACACTTACGGAGACCCCCTCATTGGCTGCAGAC CGTGTCAGTGTGCTGCTGGAGGCATGGTACCAGGAGGCTGTGATAAGCGTACAGGGGCCTGCCGGTGCCGTATTGGTGTCATAGGTATTCGTTGCGATGCCTGTAGCCGTGGCCATGTTTACTCCTTTCCTGACTGTGAAGTCTGCCCCTCCTGCTTCTTCTCTCTGGACTCCTACATCCAGAACCTCACCCTGGGCCTAGAGAGACTCTCCACCAGAATCCCCTCTCGTCCTGGCGGCTCATTGCCCACCGGTCTCCGCATCCAGGCCTTGGAGGCCACTCTCATCCAGATACGTGACTCTCTCCCACTCCCAACTCCCTCTACGGGACAAGTCAACGACGCCCTCTTTCAGCTACGCAGACTAAG GGACCAGTTAGATCAGGTGGATGGGGATCTGTCACCCCAAGGCAGAGGCCTCGAGCTGGGCTCACAGCTGGACGAGTTGCAGGCTCTCCTGGGCGGCCTGGGTCTGCTGTACAACGCCAAGAGAGATGCTCTCAGGAACCCTATCAACTCCAACAATGCAG GGGCCTTCTCTTCTATAAAGAATGCCTATGACGAGTCCACGGATGCGGCGAAGATTGTGGAGGCTAGTGGGAAGACTGTAGATCAATCTTCAGCGGTCAGAGAGGATTCTCTTGACCTCCAGAACCAGGTTCAACCAGCGAACACCAGAGACCTGGAGAAACTCAACCAGCAGCTGAACACCAAACCTGACCTCTCACCCACTGCCAAGCAG GTGTGTGGCAGTGTGCGCTCTTCCCCTTGTACCCCTGCCCAGTGTGATGGTGAGCTGTGCCCTGCGGAGGGGGCGCCACCCTGTGGTCGTGGCGAGAGTTGCATTGGGGCTCTGCCTCTGGGGACCCGAGCTGTGAGGGATGCTGAGGAGGTAAAGGACAGACTGCAGCAGCTCAATGGGAAGATCACACAGGCTGCTGCACAG ATCCAGAAAACACAGGACACGGTCAATATGGTCAGACAGTCCACGGACGATCTGGCCAATCAGATGAGGCGGGCCAGGGATGACTTGGAGGCAGATCTGCAGGAGACAAGATACTTTGTTAAAGAGCTGAAGGACTTCCTGTCAG ACCCTTCGTCAGACCCGACAGACATCAGCACGGTGAGTGAATGGATCTTGAACGCAAAGCTGCCTCTCAGTCTGGCAGCTCTGAAGAGGAAGCTTCAGGAGATCAGAGCCCTGGCGGCAGGACTCCCAGACAGCAAAGCAGTCCTGGACCAGGCTGGACCACAGCTCGACACCGCCCGGCGCCTGCTACAGGAGGCCCAGGACGCTAG GGATGCTGGGCTGGGTGTGAAGGATGATGTTGACGGGCTGCTGGATGGCTTCACCGCCGTGGAGGGCTCCCTCTCTGGCCTGAACGACAAAGTGCAGGACAGCCTGGACATAGTGGAAGACATCAGCAACAGTCTCACACAG acCAAGGCCCAGTTGACTCCCGCGGTGAAGGCTCTAGGGGAGGCGTCTACCCTGGCTGAGGGGATGAAACCTCAGCTGGAGGGGCTCAAGGCGCTGGTGCGCTCTGGAGATCTGCTGGCCCAGAATGCTAAGGGAGAGGCCAATAAGGCTAACAAGGAGGCAGATGCTGCGACCAGG GACCTGGCGTCCCTGGAGAAGCAGCTGGAGCAGCTGCGTGCTGCAGAGAGGACCAGTGGTCATGGCGATGGGACGGGGACGACAGGTGAGCGTCTCCGGAAGCTGCAGGAGGAGGCTGGTTCTCTGGCCCAGGACACTGGAGACATGATGAAGGCACTAGCAG GTAAAGCAGACTCTCTGCATAGACTACAGGATGAGGTCCTACTGAAGTCCCAGAGGCTGACCGGTCTGGACGGCAAACTGCGGGACCTCCTGGCTGACATGAGACAGAAGGTCAAGATCCTCTCCACCTGCCAGGGCTGA
- the LOC120063172 gene encoding laminin subunit beta-3-like isoform X1, whose amino-acid sequence MMIMMNWLMNLSPPPALTAVAATQRDCSRGACYPPMGDLLLGRDRQLHASSTCGLAGSEVFCTYFGQWRIKCCTCDSRNPSSQLAHTIQNILSTTGPNRWWQARKDVSPVTLQLDLQNLFQLDTIILTFKGPHPSALVVERTLDNGQTWQPSHYMASDCRSAFPGIAMTMPRSLDQTYCYTLPPVPANSYQDQTIQFSPLRQFSSISVPNGQKIQEVSGLTGLRVKLTELGAISRLPGRTPSLFYALREMRVMGTCLCHGHANRCLQDTTAYQLPSTQVSAQCECQHNTAGVNCERCADLYNDLPWRSAEEGNTHTCKRCECNNHAQRCRFDPSVYEASGWRSGGVCEGCQHHTTGPKCDRCAPGYQPNHRSSIDQPDACTRCHCSAEGAENGGRCDDVTGSCRCKMGYYGLTTSNPLGCTKCLCSAEGSLSSVCDPVSGQCPCRPYHQGLTCELCSRGYWNPSSFRGCEPCRCDPTNSHGDTCDRNTGQCQCRSGFGGRTCTECPDNTYGDPLIGCRPCQCAAGGMVPGGCDKRTGACRCRIGVIGIRCDACSRGHVYSFPDCEVCPSCFFSLDSYIQNLTLGLERLSTRIPSRPGGSLPTGLRIQALEATLIQIRDSLPLPTPSTGQVNDALFQLRRLRDQLDQVDGDLSPQGRGLELGSQLDELQALLGGLGLLYNAKRDALRNPINSNNAGAFSSIKNAYDESTDAAKIVEASGKTVDQSSAVREDSLDLQNQVQPANTRDLEKLNQQLNTKPDLSPTAKQVCGSVRSSPCTPAQCDGELCPAEGAPPCGRGESCIGALPLGTRAVRDAEEVKDRLQQLNGKITQAAAQIQKTQDTVNMVRQSTDDLANQMRRARDDLEADLQETRYFVKELKDFLSDPSSDPTDISTVSEWILNAKLPLSLAALKRKLQEIRALAAGLPDSKAVLDQAGPQLDTARRLLQEAQDARDAGLGVKDDVDGLLDGFTAVEGSLSGLNDKVQDSLDIVEDISNSLTQTKAQLTPAVKALGEASTLAEGMKPQLEGLKALVRSGDLLAQNAKGEANKANKEADAATRDLASLEKQLEQLRAAERTSGHGDGTGTTGERLRKLQEEAGSLAQDTGDMMKALAGKADSLHRLQDEVLLKSQRLTGLDGKLRDLLADMRQKVKILSTCQG is encoded by the exons tggagGATAAAGTGCTGTACCTGTGACTCCAGGAATCCATCCAGTCAGTTAGCTCACACCATCCAGAACATTCTATCCACCACTGGACCCAACAGGTGGTGGCAGGCCAGGAAAG ATGTGAGTCCGGTTACCCTACAGTTGGACCTACAGAACCTGTTTCAGCTGGACACCATCATTCTGACCTTCAAG GGTCCCCATCCTAGTGCGCTGGTGGTGGAGAGGACGTTGGATAATGGTCAAACCTGGCAACCGTCCCACTACATGGCCTCAGACTGTCGCTCGGCCTTCCCTGGCATTGCCATGACTATGCCACGCTCTCTGGACCAGACCTACTGCTACACCCTACCCCCCGTCCCCGCTAACTCTTACCAGGACCAGACC ATTCAGTTCAGCCCCTTGCGTCAGTTCTCTAGCATCAGCGTCCCCAATGGGCAGAAGATTCAAG AGGTGTCAGGATTGACAGGCCTGCGGGTGAAGTTGACTGAGCTGGGTGCTATTTCCCGCTTGCCCGGCCGCACCCCTTCGCTGTTTTATGCCCTCAGAGAGATGAGAGTGATGGGCACCTGCCTCTGCCACGGCCATGCCAACCGCTGTCTGCAGGATACTACTGCCTACCAGCTACCTAGCACACAG GTTAGTGCTCAGTGTGAGTGCCAGCACAACACAGCAGGTGTAAACTGTGAGCGATGTGCTGATCTCTACAACGACCTGCCCTGGAGATCTGCAGaggagggaaacacacacacctgcaaac GTTGTGAGTGTAACAACCACGCCCAGCGGTGCCGTTTCGACCCATCTGTGTATGAGGCGAGCGGATGGAGGAGTGGGGGGGTGTGTGAGGGCTGTCAGCACCACACAACCGGGCCCAAATGTGACCGCTGTGCCCCTGGATACCAACCCAACCACCGGAGCAGCATAGACCAGCCTGATGCCTGCACAC GCTGCCATTGTAGTGCAGAGGGGGCAGAGAATGGGGGTCGGTGTGATGATGTCACAGGGTCGTGTCGCTGCAAGATGGGATACTATGGCCTGACCACCTCCAACCCTCTGGGCTGCACGA AGTGCTTGTGCAGTGCAGAGGGCTccctgtccagtgtgtgtgaccCTGTGAGCGGTCAGTGTCCCTGTCGACCTTACCACCAGGGGCTGACCTGTGAACTCTGTTCCCGTGGTTACTGGAACCCCTCCTCCTTCCGCGGCTGTGAGCCCTGTCGCTGTGACCCCACCAACTCCCATGGTGACACCTGCGACCGGAATACGGGTCAGTGTCAGTGCAGGTCAGGGTTCGGAGGTCGTACCTGTACAGAATGCCCTGACAACACTTACGGAGACCCCCTCATTGGCTGCAGAC CGTGTCAGTGTGCTGCTGGAGGCATGGTACCAGGAGGCTGTGATAAGCGTACAGGGGCCTGCCGGTGCCGTATTGGTGTCATAGGTATTCGTTGCGATGCCTGTAGCCGTGGCCATGTTTACTCCTTTCCTGACTGTGAAGTCTGCCCCTCCTGCTTCTTCTCTCTGGACTCCTACATCCAGAACCTCACCCTGGGCCTAGAGAGACTCTCCACCAGAATCCCCTCTCGTCCTGGCGGCTCATTGCCCACCGGTCTCCGCATCCAGGCCTTGGAGGCCACTCTCATCCAGATACGTGACTCTCTCCCACTCCCAACTCCCTCTACGGGACAAGTCAACGACGCCCTCTTTCAGCTACGCAGACTAAG GGACCAGTTAGATCAGGTGGATGGGGATCTGTCACCCCAAGGCAGAGGCCTCGAGCTGGGCTCACAGCTGGACGAGTTGCAGGCTCTCCTGGGCGGCCTGGGTCTGCTGTACAACGCCAAGAGAGATGCTCTCAGGAACCCTATCAACTCCAACAATGCAG GGGCCTTCTCTTCTATAAAGAATGCCTATGACGAGTCCACGGATGCGGCGAAGATTGTGGAGGCTAGTGGGAAGACTGTAGATCAATCTTCAGCGGTCAGAGAGGATTCTCTTGACCTCCAGAACCAGGTTCAACCAGCGAACACCAGAGACCTGGAGAAACTCAACCAGCAGCTGAACACCAAACCTGACCTCTCACCCACTGCCAAGCAG GTGTGTGGCAGTGTGCGCTCTTCCCCTTGTACCCCTGCCCAGTGTGATGGTGAGCTGTGCCCTGCGGAGGGGGCGCCACCCTGTGGTCGTGGCGAGAGTTGCATTGGGGCTCTGCCTCTGGGGACCCGAGCTGTGAGGGATGCTGAGGAGGTAAAGGACAGACTGCAGCAGCTCAATGGGAAGATCACACAGGCTGCTGCACAG ATCCAGAAAACACAGGACACGGTCAATATGGTCAGACAGTCCACGGACGATCTGGCCAATCAGATGAGGCGGGCCAGGGATGACTTGGAGGCAGATCTGCAGGAGACAAGATACTTTGTTAAAGAGCTGAAGGACTTCCTGTCAG ACCCTTCGTCAGACCCGACAGACATCAGCACGGTGAGTGAATGGATCTTGAACGCAAAGCTGCCTCTCAGTCTGGCAGCTCTGAAGAGGAAGCTTCAGGAGATCAGAGCCCTGGCGGCAGGACTCCCAGACAGCAAAGCAGTCCTGGACCAGGCTGGACCACAGCTCGACACCGCCCGGCGCCTGCTACAGGAGGCCCAGGACGCTAG GGATGCTGGGCTGGGTGTGAAGGATGATGTTGACGGGCTGCTGGATGGCTTCACCGCCGTGGAGGGCTCCCTCTCTGGCCTGAACGACAAAGTGCAGGACAGCCTGGACATAGTGGAAGACATCAGCAACAGTCTCACACAG acCAAGGCCCAGTTGACTCCCGCGGTGAAGGCTCTAGGGGAGGCGTCTACCCTGGCTGAGGGGATGAAACCTCAGCTGGAGGGGCTCAAGGCGCTGGTGCGCTCTGGAGATCTGCTGGCCCAGAATGCTAAGGGAGAGGCCAATAAGGCTAACAAGGAGGCAGATGCTGCGACCAGG GACCTGGCGTCCCTGGAGAAGCAGCTGGAGCAGCTGCGTGCTGCAGAGAGGACCAGTGGTCATGGCGATGGGACGGGGACGACAGGTGAGCGTCTCCGGAAGCTGCAGGAGGAGGCTGGTTCTCTGGCCCAGGACACTGGAGACATGATGAAGGCACTAGCAG GTAAAGCAGACTCTCTGCATAGACTACAGGATGAGGTCCTACTGAAGTCCCAGAGGCTGACCGGTCTGGACGGCAAACTGCGGGACCTCCTGGCTGACATGAGACAGAAGGTCAAGATCCTCTCCACCTGCCAGGGCTGA